GGACGCTTCGTCGTCCGAGTCCTCATCGGCGTCGGACTCTTCCTCCTCGTCCGCCTCCTCTTCCTCTTCGGACGCCACCGGCACGTCGCGGGGCTGCGTGACCGCATCCACCGCCGCGAGGACCTCCTGCATGCGCGCCCGCGCGTGAGCGGCCTCGTCCACGGCGGACTGGGGCTTCACGGGTTCGGACACCACGGCCGCCGGAGCGGCGGCCACGGGCTCCTTCGCCGGGACAGCGGCAGCCGCGGGGACAGCAGCCGCAGCGGGGACAGCAGCCGCAGCGGGAACGACGGCAGCCGCGGGGACAGCAGCCGCAGCGGGAACAGCAGCCGCAGCGGGGACAGCAGCCGCAGCGGGGACAGCAGCTGCAGCGGGAACAGCAGCTGCAGCGGGAACAGCGGCAGTCGCGGGAACAGCGGTTGCGGCCGGGAGCTCCGCCGGACGCACGACGGGCTCCGGGGCCCGGACCGCTGGAGCCCGCACGGGCTCACCCGCGCCCGTCACTCCGAGCGCCACGGGCGTGGGCGCCACGTACCCGTTCTGTCTCGCGAGCATGAACAGCGCCTGGGCGACCAGGGCATTCCGGTCCACGCCCAGGTCGTGGCTCATCTGCTCCAGCGCCCGCCACAGGGGCTCCGCGACCTCGATGGTTTCACGAATCCGATTCATGCCTAGCTGCCCCTCAGATTGCTCTGCCACGGAGAGACGTGATCCGGGTCATTGAGCCAATAGAACATCGCTTGCGTCTCCGCGTACTGCCGCTCCGCGATGGACACCAGGTTCGGGTGCAGGTCGCCCAGCGCCACGCCCTCGAACAGGAAGCCCTGGCCGGGCTTCGTCGTGCTGGCATTGCCGCGGTACTTGCGGTCCCGGCTCTGCCACAGCCGCTGCGAGGCCTGTCCCGCCGCCTGTCCGTAACCCGCCGGCGGCGCGATGCGCGTGGGCATCTGGAACGTCGTCTCACCGCACGACCACAGCAGCCACGACAGCGCGCTCCAGTCCCCGCGCAGCATCAGCGTCAGGTCCGCGAACCCCATCTCCAGGTTGAGCGTCTCGTCGATCTCCACCTGCTCGTCCTCGCCCAGCTCCAGCTCTTCCTGCTTCAGCTCCACGGGCCCATCACCCAGCAGGCCGGACAGGTCCGGCGGCAGCCAGGGCACCGCCGCGCCGGGCTTGTAACGCTGGAGCAGCGCGCCGCGCATCGCCTGGAGCCGCGTGGCGTACTTGCGCACCAACTGCTGGATGGCCTCCAGGGACTGCTCGGGCTTCTCCGGCAGGCCGTCGTAGGTGCAGTGCGGAGGCTCCTGTCCCGCCCAGAAGTCGAACCGGGGGAACAGCGCCCGCGCGTACGTGGCCAGGAACCGGGCGGTGTCCGGCTCCACTGCCGCGAGCCCCTCCGCGTCCTTCTGCACCTGATCCGCCACGCCCAGGTTCAACAGGATGAGGCCGCGCGTGAACAGGTACGCCTTGCGCTCCGGCGCGAGCAGCATCGCCGCGTGCAGGAAGTCCAGCGCCGCGCGAGGCCGGTCCGTCTGATCCAAGAGCACCGCGTAGGCCCGCAGCAGCGTGGCGGCCTCACCGCCGCGCATGAGCGCGTCCGCCATGGGGGCCCACGCCTGGCCCGCGTCCTCCACCACGCTGTGCGCGACCTGGCTCGCGGAGTCCTGCGTGCGCGGCAGCGTCAGCTCCTCCAGGCCCTGCTTCAGCGGCTGGATGTCCAGCGACGTGGCGCACGCGCGCGCCGTGGCCAGCAGGGCCTCGCGGTAGCGCCGGTCCGCGCGGGCCTCCTTCGCCAGCTCGCGCCAGCCCTCCGCGCTCCGGGGGAGGTTGGAGAACACCGGCGAGCGCGCCAGCGTCTGTTCATCCATCGCCCGGCCCAGGTCGCGCTTGATCACCACCGCCCGCTGCGCGTCCATCAGGGACCACTCGTCACATGCGAAGTCGCCTTCCGCCCGGCCCTCCTCGAAGTGGACGCGGAAGTCCGCGTAGGTGTCCTCCGCGCGCGACCAGTAACGCCCGTGCCGCCGTCCGTTGTCGAACTCGGCCTCCCAGAGCAGCTGGCCCTGCACGTCCCAGAAGCGGGTGAGGCCGTGGCGCTCGCGGTTCGCGTTGAGCGTCACCTTGGCCCACTGGTTCAGGTCCTCGCGCAGCTCCGCGTCCTCGGGCAGGTGGGCCGGACGGGTGGGGTAGGGCTCGCCGGTGGAGGGCACCACGCGCTGCCCATCGCCGTTGAAGTGCTCCACCTGCCGCACGGTGCCGCGCTCGTAGTGCATCACCGTCTTGCGCACGCGCTCGCTCACGCCGCCTTCGTGCATGCGCTCGGTGGTGAAGCCGTCGGACGCAATCCAGGTGCGGGGGCCGTGGAGCTGACCCTGCTCGAAGGCGCCCTCCTGGGACACCGAGCCGTCCTCGTGGAAGCGCTTGAAGGGGCCGTGCGGCCGGCCCTGCTCCAGGATGCATTCGTTGCAGAGGGTGCCGTCGGCGCGCCAGTACCGCCACGTGCCGTGCGGCCGGCCTTTTGCGTCCGTTCGGGCCGAAGGACCACTCCTCGTCGCCGTCGTCCCAGGTGGCGCCCTCGGGGACGCCGGTGGGGAGCTGGCCCGCCTCGGTCCGCTCGCGGTTCGCCTTGCGGCGCTCCTCTTCCTCGACGTCCACGGCTCGCAGCGCGATCAGCAGCCGGTCCAGGGCCTCGGCGGGCAGCGCCTCGGAGACGCGGCGGACCTCCAGGCCGTCCTTGAACGCGACGATGGTGGGGTAGGCGTCGATGCCCAGCGGTTCGGCCACGGCCTCGTGGGCCTCCGCGTCGAGCCGGGCGAAGGTGATGTCCGGGAACCGCGCGGCGGCCTCGGTGAAGACCGGGGCGAACGCATGGCAGGGTTCACACCACGGCGCCCAGAAGTCCACGACGCACATGCCGGGCTTCTGGGTGACGGCTTCGAAATCCTCCGGGGTCAATTCGACCGGGACGCCTGCCAACGGGAACTCCTGCTCAAGGGGAGAGGCAGATAAGAGGGGCGCCGGGGGCCCGCGTCAACCGGCGCGTCACGGGGAGTCCGGCTTCCGTCCCGGCCGGACAGGGACGGCGGGTGCGTCCGCGAGCAGCAGGGGGCGGGACATGGAACGATGGCCGGATGCGGCCCACCCTCGTGGTCATCAACGGTGAACAGTACTGGCAGCGTTACTTCCCGGAATCGGAGGTCGTCTTCCGCAGGCTCCAGGAGTGTTCCTGGGTCCTGCGCGGTGGCGACCTCTGGTGCATCAACCGCGAGTCCGCGATCCGGCTGGACGGCGTGCTCTGGCGGGTGGGCGCCATCCGCCCGGACCCCAGACACCGTGCGACGCTGGAGCTCATCCGCCTGAGCGGTGTGCCCTGCTCCAACCCGGCGTCCGTGCTGGCGCGCTGTCACGACCGGCTGTCGATGCTGGCGGAGATGCGTGAGGCGGGGCTGCCGGTCATTCCGTTCGACGCAGCGCTCGGCGACGACATGCTGCGCCGGCTGGAGCGGCCCGTGCCGTTCGTCGTCAAGGTCGGCAATCACCACGCGGGGTTGGGCAAGGCGCTGGTGCGCGACGCGGGTGCGTGGCCGGAGATCGCGGACCTCCTCTTCGCCGCGGATGACTACGCGGTCGTCGAGCCCTTCATCGACTACGAGCGCGACGTCCGCTGCCTCGCGGTGGGCGAGCGCATGTGGGCGATGACGCGGGCGAGCGCGGGCTGGAAGGCCAACGTCGACACGCGCAAGTACCACGTCATCGACCCGCCGCCGGAGCTCGCGGAGCACACGCGCCGGGCCATGCGGCATCTGGGCGCGGACGTGCTGGGCCTGGACTTCCTCCAGGCGAAGGACGGCGCCTACACGCTGCTGGAGTGCAACGACACGCCAGGCCTGTCCGGCTTCCCGGAGGAGCTGAGGGAGGACGTCGCGGAGTGCCTGCGTGTCCGGATGCGTCAGCGCTGAGTGGAGCGCAGCGACGCCGCCACGGTGTGCCGGAGCGGGCACCAGGGGGACCACGGACGGGGCGGTGGGCCGCGAAGTCGTGCCTGCGCGGAAGCAAGGATGAAGCCACGGGCGGAGGCCGTGGTGGGCCGCGAGTCAATGTCTGTTCGAGTTCAAGGCGGAACCACGGGCAGAGGCCGCCCGTCGGGCGCGCTTGCCGGAAACCTGTCCGACTGTCCGACAGGTTCGCGCCCCATGCGGCCCGGAGCCATGAACCTGTCCGACAGTCGGACAGGTTTTCACCGCTCGGGGCCGGAGGGGGCGCCCTCCCGGTAGCCGGCGCGGACGGGTACTCGTGTGCCCATGTCAGACCCCTAGGGTTGGATGGCGATGCTGGGCCAAGGATGGGGAGGAACCGGGGAGGGCTCGTGGCGTCCGTGGAGGCGCAGCTTGAGCGCGATATCGCGCTGGGAAGACTGCCGCCTTCCGCATTCTCCGTGCCCCTTGGTTTCATGAGCGGCAACAGCCCTTCGCGGTCTCTGTCGGTCATGGCGCTCCGCACGCGCTCCCCTGGCGAGGTGCTCCTGCGCTGATGGGGCTCTAGCGCCTTTGTCAGCGCTGTACTTCCGTGGAGGAGGGGCTACCGCGTCTTCGACATGGTGCGCCTCTCCGACTACGAGACGCCCGTCACCTGGTCCGCGGAACAGCTCTCCGGCTGGCGCGAGTCCGGAGGCCAGTCCTTCGTGACCGAGGACGCGCTCATGGCCTTCACCCGCGAGCACGGGCTGGAGACCACTCCGCGCATCCTCGAACAGGACGGCGCGGCAATGCCGAAGGACCTGGAGGGAGCCTTCGCCTCGCTGCGCGCGCACGCGCCCGCGACCCGGTGCGCGTTGGATGCAGGGGCAGGGCAGCACCCGGAGGGCATCGTCGTCCGCACCCGCGACCGGCGCACCCTCGCGAAGCTGCGTTACGAGGACGACGCGCGCACGCTGCGCGCGAAGCGCTGAAAAGCAAGAAGGCGGCGGTGTCTCCGTTCACCGCCGCCTCCATCCGAGCCACGCATCCAGTCGACCTGCGGCTCGGCGATATTCATGTGGCTTGTCGCGGATGAGGTCTGGCTGCACCCCGAACCTGCCCGCGTTGTCCGTACCCATTGCGTCTGGCGTGCCAGCCTCCAGCCTGCCGGGCCCTCCCTGATTCCAGGGGGTTGTGTCCCACGCCGAGGGCGGCCCCTGATGACCGCCGTCCTGTCCCTGATGACGACTGTCACCAGGCAGGCGGCCGGGTTGACGCGCCGCGGAAGGATGTTCGGAGCGGGCGAGGGCCGGCGGTAGACTCGCTGGCAACGGCCCATGACGAAGAGAGACACCGGAAGGCGAAACACAGGCACCGGCTCAGGGGACTCCGCGCGCTCGGGTGCGGGGACGGGCCGGGGCTCGGGATACGGAACGGGCCCCCGTCCGCGCCGCGCGGAGGACGTCCCGCCCGTTCCCCAGGTGGGCCGCTACCTGCTCCTGCGCAAGCTGGGGCAGGGCGGCATGGGCGTGGTGTACGCCGCCTATGACCCGGACCTGGACCGCAAGATTGCCCTGAAGCTGCTGCACCCGAACGCCAACCACGACAACGAGGAGGCGCGGTCCCGGCTCTTGCGTGAGGCGCAGGCCATGGCGCGCGTCTCCCATCCCAACGTCATCCCCGTCTTCGACGTGGGCATGTGGGGCGACCAGGTCTTCGTCGCCATGGAGCTGGTGGAAGGCGGCACGCTGGGCTCGTGGCTGAAGGAGGCGAAGCCGTCCTGGCGGGAGGTGCTGGAGCGCTACCTCCAGGCGGGCCGGGGTCTGCAGGCCGCGCACGCGGCGGGGCTGGTGCACCGCGACTTCAAGCCCGCCAACGTGCTGGTGAGCCGCGCGGGCCGCGTCTACGTGACGGACTTCGGGCTGGCGCGGCAGGTGGGCGAAGGGCCGGAGGCCCCGGCCTCGCCGGAGGAGGTGCAGGTCCTGGAGTCCTCGGACCGGCGCATGCTGGACACCACGCTCACCGAAGCGGGCCTGCTGGTGGGTACGCCCAACT
This DNA window, taken from Corallococcus coralloides DSM 2259, encodes the following:
- a CDS encoding ATP-grasp domain-containing protein; its protein translation is MRPTLVVINGEQYWQRYFPESEVVFRRLQECSWVLRGGDLWCINRESAIRLDGVLWRVGAIRPDPRHRATLELIRLSGVPCSNPASVLARCHDRLSMLAEMREAGLPVIPFDAALGDDMLRRLERPVPFVVKVGNHHAGLGKALVRDAGAWPEIADLLFAADDYAVVEPFIDYERDVRCLAVGERMWAMTRASAGWKANVDTRKYHVIDPPPELAEHTRRAMRHLGADVLGLDFLQAKDGAYTLLECNDTPGLSGFPEELREDVAECLRVRMRQR